From Micromonospora echinospora, one genomic window encodes:
- a CDS encoding DegT/DnrJ/EryC1/StrS family aminotransferase encodes MDDRTLPFALPDVGEAEIAAVTSAIRSGWLSSGPLVREFEERFATYCGPGLTAVALNSATAGLHLALEALGVGPGTEVLVPTWTFTATAEVVVHVGAVPVLVDVDPVTLTIDLDDAARKVTGRTVAVLPVHFAGQPVDGARLHEFARRHGVAVVEDAAHAFPAASGGVPVGAGPTAATVFSFYATKTITTGEGGMLVTRDPDLARRVRVMRLHGFDRDGFDRYRSDRPAWRYDVVDAGFKNNLTDPAAAMGLVQLARAESMRQRREEIAGRYRAAFAGLPLDLPAPAPEADVHAWHLFVVRLRPDAPVDRDRFIVEMSRLGVGCSVHFIPLHQHTHWRRWLALTDDMFPVASREFARVVSLPLFSAMDDEQVDLVIRTVSKVLQ; translated from the coding sequence ATGGATGACCGCACTCTTCCCTTCGCGCTACCCGACGTCGGGGAGGCGGAGATCGCCGCCGTCACGTCGGCGATCCGGTCCGGCTGGCTCTCCAGCGGTCCGCTCGTGCGCGAGTTCGAGGAGCGGTTCGCCACGTACTGCGGTCCGGGTCTCACCGCCGTCGCGCTGAATTCGGCGACCGCCGGCCTGCACCTCGCGCTGGAGGCGCTGGGGGTGGGGCCGGGCACGGAGGTCCTCGTCCCGACCTGGACCTTCACCGCCACCGCCGAGGTGGTGGTGCACGTCGGCGCGGTCCCGGTGCTGGTGGACGTCGACCCGGTGACCCTCACCATCGACCTCGACGACGCCGCCCGCAAGGTCACCGGGCGCACCGTCGCCGTCCTGCCGGTGCACTTCGCCGGTCAGCCGGTCGACGGCGCCCGGTTGCACGAGTTCGCCCGCCGCCACGGCGTGGCCGTCGTGGAGGACGCCGCGCACGCCTTCCCCGCGGCGAGCGGGGGCGTGCCGGTCGGTGCCGGCCCGACCGCCGCCACGGTCTTCAGCTTCTACGCCACCAAGACCATCACCACCGGCGAGGGGGGCATGCTGGTCACCCGGGACCCCGACCTCGCCCGCCGGGTCCGGGTGATGCGGCTGCACGGCTTCGACCGGGACGGCTTCGACCGCTACCGCAGCGACCGGCCCGCCTGGCGGTACGACGTGGTCGACGCCGGGTTCAAGAACAACCTGACCGACCCGGCGGCGGCGATGGGGCTGGTGCAGCTCGCCCGCGCCGAGTCGATGCGGCAGCGACGGGAGGAGATCGCCGGCCGGTACCGGGCCGCGTTCGCCGGTCTGCCGCTGGACCTGCCGGCCCCCGCGCCGGAGGCGGACGTGCACGCGTGGCACCTCTTCGTGGTCCGGCTCCGGCCGGACGCCCCGGTCGACCGGGACCGGTTCATCGTGGAGATGTCCCGGCTCGGCGTCGGGTGCAGCGTCCACTTCATCCCACTGCACCAGCACACCCACTGGCGTCGTTGGCTCGCGTTGACCGACGACATGTTCCCCGTCGCCAGCCGGGAGTTCGCGCGGGTGGTCAGCCTGCCGCTCTTCTCGGCCATGGACGACGAACAGGTGGATCTCGTCATCCGTACCGTCAGCAAGGTCCTGCAATGA
- a CDS encoding sugar transferase — translation MIKRLFDIVCAAVGLVLCAPLLLVIAVAIRWEDGGPVLFRQERTGRRGRPFHIHKFRSMRTAPGPEVTSDGDDRITRVGRLLRASKLDELPQLYDVLLGRMSLVGPRPEVRCYVDHWPSVARWRILSVRPGITDPASIAYRNESAELARADRPEEYYVSVVLPRKVELYVRYVETRSFLGDLLILARTVQAVLGR, via the coding sequence ATGATCAAACGACTCTTCGACATCGTCTGCGCGGCGGTGGGGCTGGTGCTCTGCGCTCCCCTGCTGCTCGTGATCGCCGTGGCGATCCGCTGGGAGGACGGCGGGCCGGTGCTGTTCCGGCAGGAACGCACCGGCCGACGGGGCCGTCCCTTCCACATCCACAAGTTCCGCAGCATGCGCACCGCGCCCGGGCCGGAGGTCACCTCCGACGGCGACGACCGGATCACCCGCGTCGGCCGTCTGCTGCGGGCCAGCAAGCTCGACGAACTGCCCCAGCTCTACGACGTGCTGCTCGGCCGGATGAGCCTGGTCGGTCCCCGTCCCGAGGTCCGCTGCTACGTCGACCACTGGCCGTCGGTGGCCCGCTGGCGCATCCTGTCCGTCCGGCCGGGCATCACCGATCCGGCGTCGATCGCGTACCGCAACGAGTCGGCGGAGCTGGCCCGCGCGGACCGGCCCGAGGAGTACTACGTCTCGGTGGTGCTGCCGCGCAAGGTGGAGCTGTACGTCCGGTACGTCGAGACCCGCAGCTTCCTCGGTGACCTGCTGATCCTGGCCCGCACCGTGCAGGCCGTCCTCGGCCGCTGA